A window of Festucalex cinctus isolate MCC-2025b chromosome 6, RoL_Fcin_1.0, whole genome shotgun sequence contains these coding sequences:
- the txndc11 gene encoding thioredoxin domain-containing protein 11 isoform X2, with amino-acid sequence MLRRARLGLRQVLSLMARRPALLCGAIVLGVLLVLAVKFTCSRAKNVVAAARPPLRFFSPESPVVDLYLGQLDQVERLRSVSEVSFVFFYAPWCAHSMAARQEVQLVAKKLAKQVQFVAINCWWSQGKCRRLNHFYKYPTIHLFYQRFGPIEYKGPFVAAYVESFILRVITPLTYLPSRDTLRTFLSCHEPRVVGFFEFNSSPQPPGYVPFLASALRALKRDFRGVIRFGVVTNRHVADAIALKEDKSVYLHRRFNSSLIFPRELNFTSHAVCSWVFENQESVLKWLQPPGTKSRLLEQELSKGAALLLFLPHDPLDSEPGGLLEQVADVALRYHTCDTHNKRSASSVPCCRTVLAPDSAVRCEVCPTSPARCSLRSTPPSAHKLCCLHLHCRSFLLSYSPLSQHSACCGKVHPQLHDSSKTKEASHVQKSIPLTSTSSSDALKGLRCQTNKTLRFYVLDMELNWPLAVRLGAPGNGNSSPWRRGEAGGAQGDGSFAAIVNLKDEVHYVLQRNPAATLTESLEAFIMNFSAPYSLLRRHLVGEHPRERRATNQDQPERQPEPLIAELTTSSFLPFVMDVEKDVLLFYYTQWCGFCSVLNHVLIQLARLLQRDSSAVVARVNVARNDLPWEFMVDRVPSILFFPRYRKQLSVKFPADLPITLPNLLRFIHKHSGSPSGADEPPTDASSRGGGAVLRAELEALQREVRTLRHARELLSRQLALLWRDNRQLRLDARGLEAQNGELRRERRELEEQRREKDRQLAEALRRLRELADASANLLNQNALLKMVLKALKESAEAGGVKEKEEKPAEAGKENCRREANWPPDGCYGRREHRDVKR; translated from the exons TCGTGCAAAGAACGTGGTGGCAGCAGCCCGACCACCACTGCGCTTCTTCTCGCCAGAATCCCCAGTAGTGGACCTCTACTTGGGACAGCTTGATCAG GTGGAGCGTCTCAGAAGTGTATCCGAGGTGTCTTTCGTCTTCTTCTACGCACCGTGGTGCGCCCACTCCATGGCTGCCAGACAGGAAGTCCAGCTGGTGGCAAAGAAACTGGCCAAACAG GTGCAGTTTGTGGCCATAAACTGCTGGTGGAGTCAAGGCAAGTGCAGAAGGCTCAACCACTTCTACAAGTATCCCACCATCCACCTCTTTTACCAGcg GTTCGGGCCTATCGAGTACAAGGGTCCGTTCGTAGCAGCCTACGTGGAAAGTTTTATCCTCAGAGTGATCACGCCGCTCACGTACCTCCCGTCAAGAGACACGCTGCGGACCTTCCTCTCCTGTCACGAG CCGCGAGTGGTGGGCTTCTTCGAGTTTAACTCTTCGCCTCAGCCGCCAGGCTACGTCCCGTTTCTCGCTTCCGCCCTGCGCGCCCTAAAAAGAG ATTTCCGGGGCGTGATCCGCTTCGGGGTGGTCACCAACAGGCACGTGGCAGACGCCATCGCGCTGAAAGAGGACAAAAGCGTTTACCTCCACAGAAGATTTAATTCTTCTTTG ATTTTCCCTCGGGAACTCAACTTCACATCGCATGCCGTATGTAGCTGGGTGTTTGAGAACCAGGAGAGCGTCCTTAAGTGGCTGCAGCCGCCGGGCACCAAATCTCGGCTCCTGGAACAGGAACTGAGCAAAGGGGCCGCGCTATTGCTCTTCCTGCCGCACGATCCCCTCGACTCCGAGCCCGGCGGCCTCCTGGAGCAG GTTGCAGACGTGGCTTTGCGTTATCACACCTGTGACACGCACAACAAGCGCTCCGCGTCCAGCGTGCCGTGCTGCCGCACCGTGCTCGCCCCCGACTCCGCCGTGCGGTGCGAGGTGTGCCCGACGTCGCCGGCGCGCTGCTCGTTGCGCTCTACGCCGCCGTCCGCACACAAGCTCTGCTGCCTTCACCTTCACTGTCGCAGTTTCCTGCTCAGCTACAGCCCGCTGAGCCAACACAGTGCCTGCTGTGGGAAAGTCCACCCTCAGCTTCATGACAGCTCAAAAACCAAAGAGGCGTCCCATGTGCAAAAATCTATTCCTTTGACCTCCACGTCTTCGTCCGACGCCCTCAAAGGGCTCCGCTGCCAGACCAACAAGACGCTCAGGTTCTACGTTTTGGACATGGAGCTCAACTGGCCGCTGGCGGTGAGGCTGGGGGCGCCGGGAAACGGAAACTCCTCGCCGTGGCGCCGCGGGGAAGCCGGCGGCGCGCAGGGTGACGGATCCTTTGCGGCCATCGTGAACTTGAAGGATGAGGTGCATTACGTGCTACAGCGCAACCCCGCCGCCACACTCACTGAGTCACTCG AGGCCTTCATCATGAACTTCAGCGCCCCCTACAGCCTCCTCCGCAGACACCTGGTGGGCGAGCACCCGCGAGAACGGCGAGCCACGAATCAAGACCAACCTGAACGGCAGCCTGAGCCTCTCATCGCCGAGCTGACCACGTCCTCCTTCCTTCCCTTCGTCATGGACGTTGAAAAG GACGTGCTGCTTTTCTACTACACTCAGTGGTGCGGCTTCTGCTCCGTTCTCAACCACGTCCTCATCCAGCTGGCTCGTTTGCTGCAGCGCGACAGCAGCGCCGTCGTCGCCAG GGTGAATGTTGCACGTAACGACCTCCCGTGGGAGTTCATGGTGGATCGTGTTCCCTCCATTCTTTTCTTCCCACGATACAG AAAACAGCTGAGTGTGAAATTTCCAGCTGATCTTCCCATCACTCTTCCGAACCTCCTGCGCTTCATCCACAAGCATTCTGGCTCGCCCTCCGGCGCGGACGAGCCCCCTACGGACGCTTCGTCCCGTGGCGGCGGCGCCGTCCTGCGCGCCGAGCTGGAAGCCCTCCAGCGCGAGGTGCGGACGCTGCGCCACGCCCGCGAACTACTTTCCCGCCAGCTGGCGCTGCTTTGGCGCGACAACCGCCAGCTGCGCTTGGACGCTCGCGGCCTGGAGGCTCAGAACGGCGAGCTGCGGCGGGAGCGGCGCGAGCTGGAGGAGCAGCGGCGGGAGAAGGACCGGCAGTTGGCCGAGGCGCTGCGGCGGCTGCGGGAGCTGGCCGACGCCTCGGCGAACCTGCTCAACCAAAACGCGCTGCTCAAGATGGTGCTCAAGGCCTTGAAGGAAAGCGCGGAGGCCGGAGGCgtgaaggagaaggaggagaagcCGGCGGAGGCGGGAAAGGAGAACTGCAGGCGGGAAGCTAATTGGCCGCCTGACGGTTGCTACGGGAGACGGGAGCACCGGGATGTGAAGAGATGA
- the txndc11 gene encoding thioredoxin domain-containing protein 11 isoform X1: MLRRARLGLRQVLSLMARRPALLCGAIVLGVLLVLAVKFTCSRAKNVVAAARPPLRFFSPESPVVDLYLGQLDQVERLRSVSEVSFVFFYAPWCAHSMAARQEVQLVAKKLAKQVQFVAINCWWSQGKCRRLNHFYKYPTIHLFYQRFGPIEYKGPFVAAYVESFILRVITPLTYLPSRDTLRTFLSCHEPRVVGFFEFNSSPQPPGYVPFLASALRALKRGKEITLSVWFVTPCGIFSPSFASTDFRGVIRFGVVTNRHVADAIALKEDKSVYLHRRFNSSLIFPRELNFTSHAVCSWVFENQESVLKWLQPPGTKSRLLEQELSKGAALLLFLPHDPLDSEPGGLLEQVADVALRYHTCDTHNKRSASSVPCCRTVLAPDSAVRCEVCPTSPARCSLRSTPPSAHKLCCLHLHCRSFLLSYSPLSQHSACCGKVHPQLHDSSKTKEASHVQKSIPLTSTSSSDALKGLRCQTNKTLRFYVLDMELNWPLAVRLGAPGNGNSSPWRRGEAGGAQGDGSFAAIVNLKDEVHYVLQRNPAATLTESLEAFIMNFSAPYSLLRRHLVGEHPRERRATNQDQPERQPEPLIAELTTSSFLPFVMDVEKDVLLFYYTQWCGFCSVLNHVLIQLARLLQRDSSAVVARVNVARNDLPWEFMVDRVPSILFFPRYRKQLSVKFPADLPITLPNLLRFIHKHSGSPSGADEPPTDASSRGGGAVLRAELEALQREVRTLRHARELLSRQLALLWRDNRQLRLDARGLEAQNGELRRERRELEEQRREKDRQLAEALRRLRELADASANLLNQNALLKMVLKALKESAEAGGVKEKEEKPAEAGKENCRREANWPPDGCYGRREHRDVKR; encoded by the exons TCGTGCAAAGAACGTGGTGGCAGCAGCCCGACCACCACTGCGCTTCTTCTCGCCAGAATCCCCAGTAGTGGACCTCTACTTGGGACAGCTTGATCAG GTGGAGCGTCTCAGAAGTGTATCCGAGGTGTCTTTCGTCTTCTTCTACGCACCGTGGTGCGCCCACTCCATGGCTGCCAGACAGGAAGTCCAGCTGGTGGCAAAGAAACTGGCCAAACAG GTGCAGTTTGTGGCCATAAACTGCTGGTGGAGTCAAGGCAAGTGCAGAAGGCTCAACCACTTCTACAAGTATCCCACCATCCACCTCTTTTACCAGcg GTTCGGGCCTATCGAGTACAAGGGTCCGTTCGTAGCAGCCTACGTGGAAAGTTTTATCCTCAGAGTGATCACGCCGCTCACGTACCTCCCGTCAAGAGACACGCTGCGGACCTTCCTCTCCTGTCACGAG CCGCGAGTGGTGGGCTTCTTCGAGTTTAACTCTTCGCCTCAGCCGCCAGGCTACGTCCCGTTTCTCGCTTCCGCCCTGCGCGCCCTAAAAAGAGGTAAAGAGATCACATTGAGTGTCTGGTTTGTTACCCCTTGCGGAATATTCAGTCCTAGCTTTGCATCAACAGATTTCCGGGGCGTGATCCGCTTCGGGGTGGTCACCAACAGGCACGTGGCAGACGCCATCGCGCTGAAAGAGGACAAAAGCGTTTACCTCCACAGAAGATTTAATTCTTCTTTG ATTTTCCCTCGGGAACTCAACTTCACATCGCATGCCGTATGTAGCTGGGTGTTTGAGAACCAGGAGAGCGTCCTTAAGTGGCTGCAGCCGCCGGGCACCAAATCTCGGCTCCTGGAACAGGAACTGAGCAAAGGGGCCGCGCTATTGCTCTTCCTGCCGCACGATCCCCTCGACTCCGAGCCCGGCGGCCTCCTGGAGCAG GTTGCAGACGTGGCTTTGCGTTATCACACCTGTGACACGCACAACAAGCGCTCCGCGTCCAGCGTGCCGTGCTGCCGCACCGTGCTCGCCCCCGACTCCGCCGTGCGGTGCGAGGTGTGCCCGACGTCGCCGGCGCGCTGCTCGTTGCGCTCTACGCCGCCGTCCGCACACAAGCTCTGCTGCCTTCACCTTCACTGTCGCAGTTTCCTGCTCAGCTACAGCCCGCTGAGCCAACACAGTGCCTGCTGTGGGAAAGTCCACCCTCAGCTTCATGACAGCTCAAAAACCAAAGAGGCGTCCCATGTGCAAAAATCTATTCCTTTGACCTCCACGTCTTCGTCCGACGCCCTCAAAGGGCTCCGCTGCCAGACCAACAAGACGCTCAGGTTCTACGTTTTGGACATGGAGCTCAACTGGCCGCTGGCGGTGAGGCTGGGGGCGCCGGGAAACGGAAACTCCTCGCCGTGGCGCCGCGGGGAAGCCGGCGGCGCGCAGGGTGACGGATCCTTTGCGGCCATCGTGAACTTGAAGGATGAGGTGCATTACGTGCTACAGCGCAACCCCGCCGCCACACTCACTGAGTCACTCG AGGCCTTCATCATGAACTTCAGCGCCCCCTACAGCCTCCTCCGCAGACACCTGGTGGGCGAGCACCCGCGAGAACGGCGAGCCACGAATCAAGACCAACCTGAACGGCAGCCTGAGCCTCTCATCGCCGAGCTGACCACGTCCTCCTTCCTTCCCTTCGTCATGGACGTTGAAAAG GACGTGCTGCTTTTCTACTACACTCAGTGGTGCGGCTTCTGCTCCGTTCTCAACCACGTCCTCATCCAGCTGGCTCGTTTGCTGCAGCGCGACAGCAGCGCCGTCGTCGCCAG GGTGAATGTTGCACGTAACGACCTCCCGTGGGAGTTCATGGTGGATCGTGTTCCCTCCATTCTTTTCTTCCCACGATACAG AAAACAGCTGAGTGTGAAATTTCCAGCTGATCTTCCCATCACTCTTCCGAACCTCCTGCGCTTCATCCACAAGCATTCTGGCTCGCCCTCCGGCGCGGACGAGCCCCCTACGGACGCTTCGTCCCGTGGCGGCGGCGCCGTCCTGCGCGCCGAGCTGGAAGCCCTCCAGCGCGAGGTGCGGACGCTGCGCCACGCCCGCGAACTACTTTCCCGCCAGCTGGCGCTGCTTTGGCGCGACAACCGCCAGCTGCGCTTGGACGCTCGCGGCCTGGAGGCTCAGAACGGCGAGCTGCGGCGGGAGCGGCGCGAGCTGGAGGAGCAGCGGCGGGAGAAGGACCGGCAGTTGGCCGAGGCGCTGCGGCGGCTGCGGGAGCTGGCCGACGCCTCGGCGAACCTGCTCAACCAAAACGCGCTGCTCAAGATGGTGCTCAAGGCCTTGAAGGAAAGCGCGGAGGCCGGAGGCgtgaaggagaaggaggagaagcCGGCGGAGGCGGGAAAGGAGAACTGCAGGCGGGAAGCTAATTGGCCGCCTGACGGTTGCTACGGGAGACGGGAGCACCGGGATGTGAAGAGATGA
- the txndc11 gene encoding thioredoxin domain-containing protein 11 isoform X3 yields MAARQEVQLVAKKLAKQVQFVAINCWWSQGKCRRLNHFYKYPTIHLFYQRFGPIEYKGPFVAAYVESFILRVITPLTYLPSRDTLRTFLSCHEPRVVGFFEFNSSPQPPGYVPFLASALRALKRDFRGVIRFGVVTNRHVADAIALKEDKSVYLHRRFNSSLIFPRELNFTSHAVCSWVFENQESVLKWLQPPGTKSRLLEQELSKGAALLLFLPHDPLDSEPGGLLEQVADVALRYHTCDTHNKRSASSVPCCRTVLAPDSAVRCEVCPTSPARCSLRSTPPSAHKLCCLHLHCRSFLLSYSPLSQHSACCGKVHPQLHDSSKTKEASHVQKSIPLTSTSSSDALKGLRCQTNKTLRFYVLDMELNWPLAVRLGAPGNGNSSPWRRGEAGGAQGDGSFAAIVNLKDEVHYVLQRNPAATLTESLEAFIMNFSAPYSLLRRHLVGEHPRERRATNQDQPERQPEPLIAELTTSSFLPFVMDVEKDVLLFYYTQWCGFCSVLNHVLIQLARLLQRDSSAVVARVNVARNDLPWEFMVDRVPSILFFPRYRKQLSVKFPADLPITLPNLLRFIHKHSGSPSGADEPPTDASSRGGGAVLRAELEALQREVRTLRHARELLSRQLALLWRDNRQLRLDARGLEAQNGELRRERRELEEQRREKDRQLAEALRRLRELADASANLLNQNALLKMVLKALKESAEAGGVKEKEEKPAEAGKENCRREANWPPDGCYGRREHRDVKR; encoded by the exons ATGGCTGCCAGACAGGAAGTCCAGCTGGTGGCAAAGAAACTGGCCAAACAG GTGCAGTTTGTGGCCATAAACTGCTGGTGGAGTCAAGGCAAGTGCAGAAGGCTCAACCACTTCTACAAGTATCCCACCATCCACCTCTTTTACCAGcg GTTCGGGCCTATCGAGTACAAGGGTCCGTTCGTAGCAGCCTACGTGGAAAGTTTTATCCTCAGAGTGATCACGCCGCTCACGTACCTCCCGTCAAGAGACACGCTGCGGACCTTCCTCTCCTGTCACGAG CCGCGAGTGGTGGGCTTCTTCGAGTTTAACTCTTCGCCTCAGCCGCCAGGCTACGTCCCGTTTCTCGCTTCCGCCCTGCGCGCCCTAAAAAGAG ATTTCCGGGGCGTGATCCGCTTCGGGGTGGTCACCAACAGGCACGTGGCAGACGCCATCGCGCTGAAAGAGGACAAAAGCGTTTACCTCCACAGAAGATTTAATTCTTCTTTG ATTTTCCCTCGGGAACTCAACTTCACATCGCATGCCGTATGTAGCTGGGTGTTTGAGAACCAGGAGAGCGTCCTTAAGTGGCTGCAGCCGCCGGGCACCAAATCTCGGCTCCTGGAACAGGAACTGAGCAAAGGGGCCGCGCTATTGCTCTTCCTGCCGCACGATCCCCTCGACTCCGAGCCCGGCGGCCTCCTGGAGCAG GTTGCAGACGTGGCTTTGCGTTATCACACCTGTGACACGCACAACAAGCGCTCCGCGTCCAGCGTGCCGTGCTGCCGCACCGTGCTCGCCCCCGACTCCGCCGTGCGGTGCGAGGTGTGCCCGACGTCGCCGGCGCGCTGCTCGTTGCGCTCTACGCCGCCGTCCGCACACAAGCTCTGCTGCCTTCACCTTCACTGTCGCAGTTTCCTGCTCAGCTACAGCCCGCTGAGCCAACACAGTGCCTGCTGTGGGAAAGTCCACCCTCAGCTTCATGACAGCTCAAAAACCAAAGAGGCGTCCCATGTGCAAAAATCTATTCCTTTGACCTCCACGTCTTCGTCCGACGCCCTCAAAGGGCTCCGCTGCCAGACCAACAAGACGCTCAGGTTCTACGTTTTGGACATGGAGCTCAACTGGCCGCTGGCGGTGAGGCTGGGGGCGCCGGGAAACGGAAACTCCTCGCCGTGGCGCCGCGGGGAAGCCGGCGGCGCGCAGGGTGACGGATCCTTTGCGGCCATCGTGAACTTGAAGGATGAGGTGCATTACGTGCTACAGCGCAACCCCGCCGCCACACTCACTGAGTCACTCG AGGCCTTCATCATGAACTTCAGCGCCCCCTACAGCCTCCTCCGCAGACACCTGGTGGGCGAGCACCCGCGAGAACGGCGAGCCACGAATCAAGACCAACCTGAACGGCAGCCTGAGCCTCTCATCGCCGAGCTGACCACGTCCTCCTTCCTTCCCTTCGTCATGGACGTTGAAAAG GACGTGCTGCTTTTCTACTACACTCAGTGGTGCGGCTTCTGCTCCGTTCTCAACCACGTCCTCATCCAGCTGGCTCGTTTGCTGCAGCGCGACAGCAGCGCCGTCGTCGCCAG GGTGAATGTTGCACGTAACGACCTCCCGTGGGAGTTCATGGTGGATCGTGTTCCCTCCATTCTTTTCTTCCCACGATACAG AAAACAGCTGAGTGTGAAATTTCCAGCTGATCTTCCCATCACTCTTCCGAACCTCCTGCGCTTCATCCACAAGCATTCTGGCTCGCCCTCCGGCGCGGACGAGCCCCCTACGGACGCTTCGTCCCGTGGCGGCGGCGCCGTCCTGCGCGCCGAGCTGGAAGCCCTCCAGCGCGAGGTGCGGACGCTGCGCCACGCCCGCGAACTACTTTCCCGCCAGCTGGCGCTGCTTTGGCGCGACAACCGCCAGCTGCGCTTGGACGCTCGCGGCCTGGAGGCTCAGAACGGCGAGCTGCGGCGGGAGCGGCGCGAGCTGGAGGAGCAGCGGCGGGAGAAGGACCGGCAGTTGGCCGAGGCGCTGCGGCGGCTGCGGGAGCTGGCCGACGCCTCGGCGAACCTGCTCAACCAAAACGCGCTGCTCAAGATGGTGCTCAAGGCCTTGAAGGAAAGCGCGGAGGCCGGAGGCgtgaaggagaaggaggagaagcCGGCGGAGGCGGGAAAGGAGAACTGCAGGCGGGAAGCTAATTGGCCGCCTGACGGTTGCTACGGGAGACGGGAGCACCGGGATGTGAAGAGATGA